In Thalassospira sp. ER-Se-21-Dark, one genomic interval encodes:
- a CDS encoding alpha/beta fold hydrolase has protein sequence MTSWLSSRAALPIFLKQLLPWKPELKDQAESLLAELEAYHPDDVAQALDRVAFDRHAGFHDGVRAYQRHPYRRPRDQDRKDIPTVWEEGSTRVYDYGATSDNKAAKTGEVVLLVPSLVNRGYILDLNEKRSFARYLAKCGYRPLLVEWGYPGMDEANFGLDDYVAGRLVTILQDVADINGGPVPVVGYCMGGVVALAATLLDPAQVSKLVLLATPWDFMAAGPTQSRIAAAFAPSLPQMLAIHDTLPVDVLQSLFASLDPFMMGEKFRRFQAMAMDSTKAQDFVALEDWLNDGVPLPRRVAVDCLIGWYVENRPAKGQWQIDGIDINPADLSCPVLAVIPENDRIVPPESAQALFDACPEDLRTELHPSAGHIGMMVGSRAEKSTWKPVVDWLAG, from the coding sequence ATGACGAGCTGGCTCAGCTCGCGCGCCGCATTGCCGATCTTTCTGAAACAATTGCTGCCCTGGAAGCCGGAACTGAAGGATCAGGCGGAAAGTCTTCTGGCTGAGCTTGAGGCCTATCACCCTGATGACGTTGCACAGGCACTTGATCGTGTCGCCTTTGATCGCCATGCCGGGTTCCATGACGGGGTGCGGGCCTATCAACGCCATCCCTATCGCCGCCCGCGTGATCAGGACCGCAAGGATATCCCGACCGTCTGGGAGGAAGGCTCGACACGGGTGTATGACTATGGCGCGACGTCTGACAACAAGGCGGCGAAAACCGGCGAAGTTGTCCTGCTTGTGCCGTCGCTGGTCAATCGCGGTTATATCCTTGATCTCAATGAAAAGCGAAGCTTTGCGCGCTATCTGGCCAAATGCGGCTATCGCCCGCTTCTGGTCGAATGGGGCTATCCCGGCATGGACGAAGCCAACTTTGGCCTTGATGATTATGTTGCTGGCCGTCTGGTCACCATTCTTCAGGACGTCGCCGATATCAATGGCGGGCCGGTGCCGGTGGTGGGCTATTGCATGGGCGGGGTTGTTGCCCTTGCGGCGACACTTCTCGATCCGGCACAGGTGTCAAAGCTTGTTCTGCTGGCAACCCCTTGGGACTTCATGGCTGCTGGTCCGACCCAGTCACGCATTGCTGCGGCCTTTGCGCCCTCGCTGCCGCAAATGCTGGCAATCCATGACACTTTGCCCGTGGACGTGCTGCAAAGCCTGTTTGCCAGCCTTGATCCCTTCATGATGGGCGAAAAATTCCGGCGTTTTCAGGCCATGGCAATGGATTCAACCAAGGCACAGGATTTTGTCGCCCTCGAAGATTGGCTGAATGATGGTGTGCCCTTGCCGCGACGGGTCGCGGTCGATTGCCTGATTGGCTGGTATGTCGAAAACCGCCCGGCCAAGGGCCAGTGGCAGATTGACGGCATTGATATTAACCCGGCGGATTTGTCCTGCCCGGTGCTGGCCGTGATCCCGGAAAATGACCGCATCGTCCCACCCGAAAGCGCGCAGGCGCTTTTTGATGCCTGCCCCGAAGATCTCCGCACCGAACTTCATCCCTCCGCCGGGCATATCGGCATGATGGTCGGATCACGGGCGGAAAAATCCACTTGGAAACCGGTGGTCGATTGGCTTGCGGGCTAA
- a CDS encoding helix-turn-helix transcriptional regulator, with translation MTENAQNEEPKRANRATDTDRYVGQRIRERRIMLGLSQQQMADLIGVTYQQAHKYERGINRISAGRLYEISQVLGVPVSYFYEGLEGNQETELNARQRMCLELARNFASIKHEKHQEALSQMARALADQAA, from the coding sequence ATGACTGAGAATGCTCAAAACGAAGAACCGAAACGCGCAAACCGCGCCACAGACACTGACCGTTATGTTGGTCAGCGCATCCGCGAACGTCGCATCATGCTGGGTCTTTCCCAGCAGCAGATGGCGGATCTGATTGGCGTTACCTATCAGCAGGCTCACAAATACGAGCGCGGCATTAACCGCATCTCTGCTGGTCGCCTTTATGAGATCTCCCAGGTACTTGGCGTTCCGGTAAGCTATTTCTATGAAGGCCTGGAAGGCAATCAGGAAACCGAGCTCAATGCGCGTCAGCGTATGTGCCTGGAACTTGCGCGCAACTTCGCAAGCATCAAGCACGAGAAGCATCAGGAAGCACTGAGCCAGATGGCTCGCGCTCTTGCCGATCAGGCTGCTTAA
- a CDS encoding Lrp/AsnC family transcriptional regulator, translated as MPELDQIDTKILRQLQENADIPNAELADRIGLSPSACLRRVAKLRQSGVIRKTVAVIDPAQVGRPLGAVINLEFHRHGNQFRQDFIRKVRKLDAVRQCHVVTGEVTGVMILQMRDMAEYTALCETLFDADDNIVWYRTYIITETLKDEFGPAI; from the coding sequence ATGCCCGAACTGGATCAGATCGATACCAAAATCCTGCGCCAGTTGCAGGAAAACGCCGATATCCCCAATGCCGAACTGGCCGACCGGATCGGCTTGTCGCCGTCGGCCTGTTTGCGACGCGTGGCCAAGCTGCGCCAATCAGGTGTGATCCGCAAAACCGTCGCGGTGATTGATCCGGCCCAGGTCGGACGTCCGCTGGGGGCGGTGATCAATCTTGAATTCCATCGCCACGGTAATCAGTTCCGGCAGGATTTTATTCGCAAGGTCCGCAAACTTGATGCTGTACGTCAATGCCATGTCGTCACCGGCGAAGTCACCGGGGTGATGATTTTACAGATGCGCGACATGGCGGAATATACCGCCCTTTGCGAAACGCTGTTTGATGCCGACGACAACATCGTCTGGTACCGCACCTACATCATCACCGAAACGCTGAAGGATGAATTCGGACCGGCGATCTAG
- the phaR gene encoding polyhydroxyalkanoate synthesis repressor PhaR, giving the protein MTNKKSDDQDRIVIKKYANRRLYNTATSSYVTLDHLSQMVKDNTDFVVYDAKSGEDITRPVLTQIIVEEENKGQNLLPISFLRQLIGFYGDSLQGLVPSYLEQAMRAFGHNQEQMREYMQGTMQGMFPFGQFEEMNKQNIALFEQTMKMFSPFMQDENGEPTGDGPKKPTAPGAAKSDASLDELKSQLEAMQAQLNNLAGGKSGK; this is encoded by the coding sequence ATGACCAACAAGAAATCAGATGATCAGGACCGCATCGTTATCAAGAAATATGCGAACCGCCGCCTCTATAACACAGCGACCAGTTCCTATGTGACGCTTGATCACCTTTCGCAGATGGTCAAAGACAATACCGACTTTGTTGTCTATGACGCGAAATCGGGTGAAGACATCACCCGTCCGGTCCTTACCCAGATTATTGTCGAGGAAGAAAACAAGGGGCAGAACCTCCTGCCGATCAGCTTCCTGCGCCAATTGATCGGTTTTTATGGCGACAGCCTTCAGGGGCTGGTGCCGAGCTACCTTGAACAGGCAATGCGCGCCTTTGGCCATAATCAGGAACAGATGCGCGAATATATGCAGGGCACCATGCAGGGCATGTTCCCGTTTGGCCAGTTCGAGGAAATGAACAAACAGAACATCGCGCTGTTTGAACAGACGATGAAGATGTTCTCGCCCTTCATGCAGGATGAAAACGGTGAGCCGACCGGCGACGGCCCGAAAAAGCCGACAGCACCCGGTGCTGCGAAATCCGATGCGTCGCTTGATGAGCTGAAAAGCCAGCTTGAAGCCATGCAGGCGCAGCTTAACAATCTTGCCGGTGGCAAATCCGGCAAATAA
- a CDS encoding nucleoside recognition domain-containing protein → MHRYAFDLINRSQKLFITLIKVMLPVMVIVRIAEEFGAVELVSNWLAPVMALIGLPPEAGLIWATCVLVSMYGAVGAFVGLAAHLDMTAAQLSALCAMMLFAHGLPVEQAIVKRAGASFWATTALRVGAAIGYAALVTWVSDVTGWLSEPVDFSWMVGSEAATAATSGLAAWMDWSIQVIKSLVVTFGVIVGLLILLDILEKTGITARITQAMMPVLRISGISRDVAPVTTIGVLLGITYGGALIIDEARKNNYPKRTLFLSLSWLSLSHSLIEDTAIMLALGADIWVVLVGRVILTLIIIALLARLTLRWAPERAQQLATESAD, encoded by the coding sequence ATGCATCGCTATGCCTTTGACCTGATCAACCGCAGCCAGAAACTGTTCATCACCCTGATCAAGGTGATGTTGCCCGTGATGGTGATTGTCCGCATTGCCGAGGAATTCGGGGCGGTTGAACTGGTATCCAATTGGCTGGCACCGGTGATGGCGCTGATCGGCCTGCCGCCAGAGGCCGGGCTGATCTGGGCGACCTGCGTTTTGGTCAGCATGTATGGCGCGGTCGGTGCGTTTGTCGGGCTGGCAGCGCATCTTGATATGACTGCGGCACAGCTGAGTGCGCTGTGTGCCATGATGCTGTTTGCCCATGGCCTGCCGGTCGAACAGGCGATTGTCAAACGGGCCGGGGCCAGTTTCTGGGCGACCACCGCCCTTCGCGTCGGGGCGGCAATTGGCTATGCCGCATTGGTCACCTGGGTTAGCGACGTGACAGGCTGGCTGTCCGAGCCGGTTGATTTTTCCTGGATGGTCGGCAGTGAAGCTGCGACCGCCGCTACCAGCGGGCTGGCCGCGTGGATGGATTGGTCCATTCAGGTGATCAAATCGCTTGTGGTAACCTTTGGCGTGATTGTCGGCTTGTTGATCCTGCTGGATATCCTGGAGAAAACCGGAATCACGGCGCGCATCACACAGGCGATGATGCCGGTCCTGCGCATTTCGGGCATTTCGCGTGATGTGGCACCAGTGACCACCATCGGTGTGTTACTCGGCATTACCTATGGCGGGGCGCTGATCATTGATGAGGCGCGCAAGAACAATTACCCCAAACGCACCCTTTTCCTGTCGCTCAGTTGGTTGTCGCTGTCACATTCCCTGATCGAGGATACGGCGATCATGCTGGCCCTTGGTGCGGATATCTGGGTTGTCCTTGTCGGACGCGTGATCCTGACGCTGATCATCATCGCCCTTCTGGCGCGCCTGACCCTGCGCTGGGCACCGGAGCGCGCCCAACAACTTGCCACCGAAAGTGCCGATTAA